The sequence GGACAGGGTATGTAACCGCGACTTTCCTCGACGATTACAACGAAACGATCATCGACTTTGACGGGCGAACCGAATCCTCTTTCCCCTTGCTTCATGAGCATTTCCAGCTTGTCAGCGATCAATTCGTTCGTCAAGCCCAGTTCCTTCACCTTCGACTCATCCTCGCTTATAATATCCAGCAGGTTTCTTTCGTCATCACCAAGAAAACCCGGACCGGTGATGCTGCCGGCTTTCATGTTTTCCTGAATCCTATCGAAGTCCGGAGTCTGTTTCATAACCTCACCTCCAAAACTATCCGAATTTGTCGTAGTAGATATTTTCTTCCAGTATGCTGTGCTTCTTAAGTACACTTATACAGGCATTTATCATCCCGGGGCTTCCACAGAGATAACCCTCTCTAGAAGGCTTTTCTCCCTGCTCGGCGAGGTAACTGTCAACCACATCGGTTATCAGTCCTACTTCGCCTTCCCAGTCGTCTTCTGGCAGGGGGTCGGACAAAGCCGGTATGAAATGGAAGTTAGGCATTTTGCTTTCAATCTCCTTCATTTTCTCAAGATAGAAGAGATCCTTCTTGCTCCTTGCTCCAAAGAAATAATACGCATTCCTTTCTACGCCTTTCTCCATCATGTCCAGTACAATCGACTTGATTGGAGCCATCCCTGAGCCACCGGCAATGAATATTATATCTGAATCGGTCTCTCTGAGAAAGAACTCTCCAAACGGTCCAAGGATTCTTATCTTGTCTCCCACTCTAAGCATCTTGTGAACGTAAGTTGTTACAATTCCATTAGGAACCAGCCTTATCAGCAGTTCGAATCCGTTCCTCACGGAGGGCTGAGATGACATTGAATAGGCTCTCATTGTCTCTCCCTTTATATCTCCGTAACCTGGTACAATCAGTTGGACATATTGACCAGCTTTAAACCTTATCTCTTCTTCAAGATCGAAGAAGACTTCCTTGATATCATGAGTGACATTCTCTATGGATGAGACGGTTGAAAGGTACTCACGTATGTTGAAGAGCTCTTCGGGAATCTCGATAGACACATCGCTCTTGACTTTCACCTGACATGAGAGCCGAATATTGTCCTTCTTTTCTTTGGGAGAGAGATAAGGCAGTTCCGTGGGAAGAACAGGTCCGATATCACTCAGGACCTTGACCTTGCACAGTCCGCAACTACCCTTGCCTCCACATGCCGAGGGGATGAAGATCTTCTCTCCCGCGAGAGTGGAAAGTAGAGTCGATCCGCCCTTCACCTTGTAGCTCTTGGATTCATTTACCGTGATATTTACTTCTCCATAGTTGTTAACCAGGGCATCTGCGATTGTAAGAACGGCAGCCAGTACTGCGGAGATCCCTCCGACGACCAGAGCAGAGATGATTATTTCCAAGCCAAACACCACCTTACTGAACGGGCAGCATGCCCGAAAAGCCCATAAAGGCGAGAGCCATAATGCCGATGATTATCATGGTTATACCGGGCCCCACCAACTGAGGGGGAAGATCCTTTTCTCTAAGTCTCATTCTCATCGCAGATAGCGCGACTATTGCCAGCCACCAGCCTGCTCCGGATCCAAACCCAAAGAACAGCGACTGTATCAGGTTGTATTCTCTGATGATCATGAACAAAACGCCGCCAAGGATCGCACAGTTCACGGTTATCAGGGGCAAAAAGATTCCCAGATTGATATAGAGCGCTGGAGAAAACCTGTCAATCACCATCTCCAGAAACTGCACAAATGCAGCAATTACTACGATGAATACGATGTATCGGAGATAGATGAGATTCAGCGGAATAAGAATATAGTAGTAGACTATATAATTCAAGACCGATGTCAGTGTTAGAACGAAGGTTACTGCCATCCCAAGGCCATTGGCCGTCTTTATATCTCTCGATACAGAGATGAACGAGCACATTCCGAGAAAGTTACTCAGAACCATATTGCTCGTAAGAGCCGCAGCGATCATTATGACAAAAGGATTAAGCGGAACTCCCATCTAAATCTCCCCCTCACTTCTTCTTTACGATAGGTGTGCGCGCGATCCAAATTATGGCGCCAAGTATGAAGAAGGCACTGGGCGCCATAATCATGATTACCCAGGGAGTGAAGCCTTCAGGCATAACTCTCAATCCAAACAAAGTTCCGAATCCAAGCAGCTCCCTGATGAAGGCCACTGCCAGAAGAATCAGCGAATAGCCTATTCCAGCGGAGATTCCGTCAATGAATGAAAGAACCGGCCCATGTGATTGCGCAAATGCCTCAGCCCTGCCCATAATTATGCAGTTAGTGATAATCAAACCGACGTAAGGACCTAGAGCCTTACTTATGGAAGGAAGATAGGCCTTCAGAACAATATCCAGGATTATGACGTAAGAGGCGATTATTAGAACCTGAATCATCATTCGTACATTCTTGGGAATATGCCTTCTGAGAGCCGAAATAGTGAGTGAAGAGAATGCCGTGGTAAAAATGAGACCTATTCCCATTATTAGTGTGTTTGTGAGATTGTTAGTTACCGCCAGGGCCGAGCAAATCCCGAGTATCTGCACAATTACGGGGTTGTTCTTCCAGATATTCGCGAGGAAGATCGTCTTCTTCGATTCAGCCATATTAATCCACCACCTCAAGAATCACCGGAAAAACCGTGTTAACCGCCTTGTTCAATAAGGCCTGAATAGCTTCCGAAGTCCTCGTCGCTCCTGTAATTGCATCGACCTTTGAGTCATCTCTAGAAGCCGTGTCCTGACCTGAAACCACAGCTACTCTTGCCGAAGAGTCGGAGGAGATCAACTCTCCTCTGAACTGCTCTTTAAAAAACTCTT is a genomic window of Mesotoga infera containing:
- a CDS encoding NADH:ubiquinone reductase (Na(+)-transporting) subunit D translates to MAESKKTIFLANIWKNNPVIVQILGICSALAVTNNLTNTLIMGIGLIFTTAFSSLTISALRRHIPKNVRMMIQVLIIASYVIILDIVLKAYLPSISKALGPYVGLIITNCIIMGRAEAFAQSHGPVLSFIDGISAGIGYSLILLAVAFIRELLGFGTLFGLRVMPEGFTPWVIMIMAPSAFFILGAIIWIARTPIVKKK
- a CDS encoding NADH:ubiquinone reductase (Na(+)-transporting) subunit E (Part of the NQR complex which consists of NqrA, NqrB, NqrC, NqrD, NqrE and NqrF; NQR complex catalyzes the reduction of ubiquinone-1 to ubiquinol by two successive reactions, coupled with the transport of Na(+) ions from the cytoplasm to the periplasm; NqrE is probably involved in the second step, the conversion of ubisemiquinone to ubiquinol.), with product MGVPLNPFVIMIAAALTSNMVLSNFLGMCSFISVSRDIKTANGLGMAVTFVLTLTSVLNYIVYYYILIPLNLIYLRYIVFIVVIAAFVQFLEMVIDRFSPALYINLGIFLPLITVNCAILGGVLFMIIREYNLIQSLFFGFGSGAGWWLAIVALSAMRMRLREKDLPPQLVGPGITMIIIGIMALAFMGFSGMLPVQ
- a CDS encoding 2Fe-2S iron-sulfur cluster binding domain-containing protein, translated to MEIIISALVVGGISAVLAAVLTIADALVNNYGEVNITVNESKSYKVKGGSTLLSTLAGEKIFIPSACGGKGSCGLCKVKVLSDIGPVLPTELPYLSPKEKKDNIRLSCQVKVKSDVSIEIPEELFNIREYLSTVSSIENVTHDIKEVFFDLEEEIRFKAGQYVQLIVPGYGDIKGETMRAYSMSSQPSVRNGFELLIRLVPNGIVTTYVHKMLRVGDKIRILGPFGEFFLRETDSDIIFIAGGSGMAPIKSIVLDMMEKGVERNAYYFFGARSKKDLFYLEKMKEIESKMPNFHFIPALSDPLPEDDWEGEVGLITDVVDSYLAEQGEKPSREGYLCGSPGMINACISVLKKHSILEENIYYDKFG